In bacterium (Candidatus Blackallbacteria) CG13_big_fil_rev_8_21_14_2_50_49_14, one genomic interval encodes:
- a CDS encoding arsenate reductase gives MYTIYGIKNCSTMKKAFTWLESEGLAYTFVDYAKQKPSLEDLQRWQAGFGELPVNKAGTTFRKFKEAYEAASAEEQAQLLIANPSALKRPILEGPGLLLKSFKAEEWAHHLIKS, from the coding sequence ATGTATACGATATACGGCATTAAAAATTGTTCCACCATGAAAAAGGCCTTTACCTGGCTAGAATCCGAGGGATTGGCGTATACTTTTGTCGATTACGCCAAACAAAAACCCAGTCTTGAAGATCTTCAGCGCTGGCAAGCAGGCTTTGGGGAGTTGCCCGTCAATAAAGCGGGCACCACCTTTCGTAAATTCAAAGAGGCCTATGAAGCCGCCTCTGCCGAAGAACAAGCCCAGCTGCTAATTGCGAATCCCTCTGCTCTCAAACGCCCGATTCTGGAAGGGCCTGGACTGCTATTAAAAAGTTTTAAAGCTGAAGAATGGGCCCATCATTTGATAAAATCCTGA